AGCGCAAGTGAGGCTGTTCTGTCCTCATacccatcatcatcatctcttAGTGCAGGCCTTCTGCAGTGCATATGGAAGGACGGGCTCCCTCACTTTGAACTGTCGCTGGACAGTCCTATGGCAGTGTACGCTGCAAACCCTATCAAGGCACATGACAATGATAAAGCCCTCGACTACGTCTATTTGTTCCACTCAGGGGAGCCAGGGAAAAAAGATTGGATGGGGAACTCGAGCAATGTTTCGAAACTTGTTGGCAAGATGAAGGTGTCAAGCTCTCTAGTTCTGAGCTCAGGTCAGCCAAGTTCTATGCAAACTGAGTTTGTCCTGTATGGTTCGCCTGATGACTACCTGAGGCAAATGCAGAGCACCTATAGTGTTACAAAAGGCAAGGGGCTAGTCCAGAGAGTAGCAGAAATCATGAAATCTCCCAATGTTTACTCCAGTCCGAAACATGCCTGGAAGTTCAGCAAACCTTCACCGCAACAGTTCGACGACATGCGCGAAATGCTTGGAGGCGAAGTGACCAATATTGCAGAGTCAAGTTTGGTAAGCCTCACTGCCGATGATCTGCCGACCAACCAGGAGATAGCAGCGATTGTGGTGAGAGAACAACGGCATGAACGCCAGGAAGAGCCTGCTGTTGGTGGCTGGGGCCTGAAGTTCCTTGAGAAGGCAGGAGCCGTTCATTCAGAGGAGAGCAAGGACAGTAAGGGTGCTGCAAGGAGCATAACTGCTATTGTTCCCAGAGGCTACCACGGTGGTGTGGCTTCCAAGAATGGCCCGTCGGGGCTCATCGAGAGATGGAGGACCGGCGGGCGTTGCAATTGTGGCGGGTGGGATCTCGGTTGCCCCATCAGAGTGCTGAACAATGACGGTGGTGGATCATTGTCGCCTCAGTCTGCGGCATATTCACAGGAGAGCAAATCAGCTGAGTTGTCAATGATGGTAAACGACTATTCCGGGCCTCTTTCGCCACAAAAAATCTCTGTTGTAAAATTGTAATCAGATTTTAAGTGGTTTTTATGTtgcacaatttttttcatCGCTCTTCCATGCATTTTTCAGGGCGTGAGGAGGAATCACGAGCCGGTGCTGAGGCTTGTGAACGTCGCAGAGGACCTGTACATCCTCTATTTCGAGTCGACCCTGCTCTCGCCGTTGCAGTGCTTCTCCACAGGGGTGGCGATGATCCACAGCCAGGCACCTCAGCTCTACCCCAAACTGTAGGAtgtttaaattttgtttttgagggAAAGGGCAGACAAATTGTTTTTCCTTGTGCTGTTAATCTATCAGTTTATTATTCGTCTGGATTAGCTGACAGCCTGGACCCTGGAGCCATGAGTAGGAATGCAAATTGCATATGTACAAAAGCTACTGATAAAAATATAGGAGTATAATTTTATAAATACTAGCACAATCGCATTGCTAGATAGACGAATGTATTGCGTCTTGATTTAGAACGTAGACCTCATGAACGGTAAAACTCTATTTCTATGCGGTTGGGATTATCTGAGATACTGACAGAAGTTCATGATTTAGCAAGGCAAACCACAAGTCACACGTAACATTCACGGTTGAGCATTATCTAAGCTAGGCACATCCCCAGATACGAATCGATGTTAGGTAATACATATGCCTCCGGTTTCTATGGTTTCTTCGTAAAAATATGGACATCCTCcagtgaaaagaaaatgcaggATCCGGAGAAAAGACATCCCCGCCCACACAATCTCACGGATACCTTGTTGTCCGTGCAGAAACGACCTTTGTTCAGGGATGCTTCATGCTCCCCCCTGCGAGTTTTAATCCAAAGTTTAATAGTGGCACGATATAACTACAATCGCATGGTATTAATATCTGTACCGCCTACAGGTCACAGTAACAAAGGAAGAAGAGTACTCCATATGCTACTGAGAATATATCTAACCGATCCTAGCATATTTGAACACTATTAAACAGCATTATCCTAGAAAACATTGCCAAGCAAAGAACTAAAAACAATGAGGAGGTTACCAAGATGCTTCACCGGTGTCGGGTCGCTTCCAAAGTCCAATTTCAAACCAGACATGAGTGCTTTGCATGCTCGGTCATAATCCTCAAGCAAACATAAATACATGACCCgggaatgttttttttttttttttttttttcgcgaATAGCATGACCCAGGAATGTAACACAGTATGAAAACAGAATCTGACTAGAAGCTGCGGCCGCTTACCTTCGTCAGTATCAGAGCTGCTCCTTGCTCATAGCAGGATTTTGATACATCCAGCTCCATATCTTTGTAGGTGTTAGCATCATCCAAAGCCTTGTCTTCTTCATTCATATGCAGCCAGCAGAGGCTCCTCTTGGCATACAAGGTTGGATCATCATGGTCAGTCTCCATTGCTTGCAGAAATAAAACGATACTGCGTTTTCATCAAAGATGAAACTAGCTGTAGATAATACAACTAACACACTTTCTTTCCTTAAACAAACAAGTAAACATTGACTAGAATAGACATCTGATTTACAGATCCTTTTAACAACAAAGTTAGGACCTAAAAGGTGGTAAACTGAAGTACTTCTTTTAGAACCACCCAGTTCCCCAGCACTGGTTGATCGAATCTTTAGTTGCTTCCTTTAACATGAGTCacatcaaaataaatattagTGAAGTGGCGGTAATCTAGGCCAGTATCTAGGAGAACTCTTTCAGAATTCAGAGCATTTTAGGCGAGAAAGGGATTGATATCAGCAAGTAAAGTGCTAAAAAGAACTAATGAAGGCATATATGATGCAAGAATTTACCTTAGTATAGAGAGCCACTGCATGAGCATAATCCTTTTGCTTGAATGCAGCATCCCCGTCCAACGAACATCCATCACTCTCGTCGAGCAGAGGATCCTAAGCCAAAGGAAGAACTAAAAGTCAAACAGAACATAGAACGCACATTTACTCTCGAACTCACGTAGTTGGCATGTTGAATCATTACATCACTGCCTGTAAATCTAGCTACAGGGCACATGGGAGGGGAGAGAATATCAACGCACTCCTTCCATCCTTGGATTGCAGCAATTTCTTTTGGCGTTCTACCAAACTGTCAAGAAGAATATCAAGGGTAAATTTAACATATAAAAAAAGGAAGGGCTTAGGAATGAAAAAATAATTAGGTTTGCCCCACAAACTAGTCTCGATGAGGATATCCTCAACGAGGGAACTATTAATGTACAGAAGAATATGACACAGCTTAGATAAGTGTATGTGCAACCAGATTCTGTTATGTCCTGGACATGTGAGTGAACAAGTGAATGAATGATTAAACCAGCCTCTGTTAGTTCCTTTTCTGTGGTAAGCAGTGACAAGAAGCAACTCACTTCATCGGGAATAGTTGCATCAGCACCAGCTTCCAATAAACACTTGATGCAATCAGTTAAGCCATAAGTTGCAGCTATTACTAATGGTGTTACAGGCCTACCAGCATTGACATCAGCACCAGCCTGGAACATGGAATATATAATTCAGAATGTTGAAGATAGTGTTTATAAAATACTGTCACAACTTGTGCTTACGTTAGAAATGACAAAACCAAATATGTTCCGCTCCCTCGGCAAAAACTTTCCAAGCAAAGTAGTAGCTTTAAAGGAACAAAGTCACTGACCTTAATAAGTAGTTCCACACATTTCAATGAAGAAGCGAAGAGAGCCAATGTAAGTGGTGTATAGAATAAGCGTACAACTCTGTTAGGCTGGAGAGAAGGCAAACAACAGATTACTTGCAGACCAAATAATGATAAAAAGGGATactggagaaaaaaaactatcaaCATTTAAATTTGCAACTATTCGCAGAAAGTAAAATACACAAAGAAGTGTTTGACTAATCATTTAATTTTCCATACCGAAAAAAAGATGCAAAAGGGAAACAGTGATGCGTCGATGCCCtatcttccttccttccaaCATACCATCTTATATGTGCACTAATGTCTAATAAGaggcttcttcttttctttgaggAAGACGGGGTAAAAAAGATCCCCACAGGTTGTTATATTACTTGAAAGCAGCTAGGCAGCCAAAGTACACAAGTGAGCAAGAGGGGAGAGGGGAAATTACAGAATGGCGTTGAGGTAAAGATCCCTAGCTAACAAAAGGGCTCTTTGAAGCCACCACATTAATATACCAAAAGAAGGGCAAAAAGGAAACAGCAATGCTATGCTTCTTTATGCAATTATCCACTACATGAACACTCAAACATCATGTCACCTATCCTCAATGGTTGCTGACGTGAGAGTAAGCTCACGCACAAACTACACGTTACAAACACTTGGAATGGCCAGTAAGTAAGCAGTTGTGATGATAAGGTCATGGTAGCACCATCACAGGGGTACAGTACAATAGTAGATGCATTAGAACTTGGCTTACAGCGACTTACCCTAATATGAATATGCAAGAGAAACAAGATTTTACCATGCTATTATCCAACACAAATCATAAGGGATTTACTAAATTTCAAGGAAAAATCTGAAGAAAAATGCATAAATGATAtggcaaaagaagaaaagaacactAAGAGTTACAAGATTAAAGCTAGCCAATAAAACAGAATTCCTGGCTCAGCATGCTCAATGAAGTAAAGTTAGCATCCATGCCACCCTGACAGGGCCAAATTCTTTGAGTAAGCAGGGTtgggaaaagggaaaaaaatacataagAACACTGCGATGTCCAATCGAATTCATCCAGACATTTTTTTGAGCGGTCACCGAGGGGGGTTAGAAATCACCACCTGAATTTCATTAGTCAAATGCGATAGGGTAAATAATTCACAAGGCGCGAAGATAGGTAGTCTCGCCAAGATCCAGACATGAATTCTCGGTTATCATAGATAGGTAGGTAGGTAGGTaggtagatagatagatagaatACTAACATAACACATTTATCCTCTttttaaatgacaacacatctAATATTGATCAGAAAGCGCATAGCCTAGATGGGGGGAAAGAATTATTACATTTGCCTGGTGACGTAACAACAATTCCAACATTCTCACATTTCCATTTTCAGCAGCGACGTGTAGTGGTGTCCCTCTGTTGTTTATCGGATCAACATAAGCTCGTCTGGACAATAATAACTCAGCCATTTGACAAGGATCTGgatgaaataaatgaaaaTGCTCTCGTCACATTACAATAAAGGATTCAAGAATATATTAATGAACAGGTAAAGAGCTTACCACCCCGGGTGGTAGCTCCCCGTAACATGGTTGCCTCTGTGGAGAAATCTGCGCCTGGATCAGCGATTTAGTTTATTACTCTATTTCAGCATGATTAGGACTGCTAATGGAGCTGGACAGAGTTCGCAAGTACagctcttctttttttgccagGATGCAGACCAGGTGCAGTGCACCTTTTGGCACATTTACGACTAGATTCTATTTGACTGTTTTCGcgccatcattttttttatttaaattaGAAAGCCATCATGCTTCATGcactttttatttatatatatgctcCATAAGTGAAATCTAACCATGTCCAAGCGCCAACTATTTAAAATGTATCCATCAAGCATTTATATAACGTACCCATATCTTAAAGTCATTACGTACGCAGTAAGAAACAGGAAGTGGTTTCATAAGTAGTAAGCAAATTGGGAAAATTATTAAAACATACACATAAGTAGGACTTAAAAAGGATCTTTCACAGCTGAGCAACAAAACCTGACCCAGCCCAGCATAGGCAACACAGCTCCCAAAAACAATCCTGACTGACTCCCAACCAGCCGGGTCAAAGTTAGATTTTCTCATCCGGGGAGGGACTGACATTTTCAAGCAATCTAGTTTAATTTAAGTCTTGCTTAACTTTGCTTGCTTGTATTGTTCAATGGAAAAGCTTTTGCACATAAGATTGGCATAGCTATCTGAAGATAGAACACATTGTATAACAATATATATAGTTCTATTGCCATTCCTCAAAAAGAATTAGTTTAGCGCAAAAACTGAATTACTAAAACGTTGTTGTCACCACCTTTAGTTAGTCACAACAAAAGTATAATATGCAAGacaaaaacaaagagaagagCAGAAATTTACTGTTGGCCATACATTGCAACCTGTTCTGGATTAAATATAACACAGACGAACAGAGTTGGCAGGATGAATAAAGCTACAACTCATAAAAACTGAAACAACATGTGCAAGGACAGGGAGAACCTAGCATTGCTGAAACATAATGGAGCGCGGTAGTCCCattcttattttctttgtttggatTAGCACCACGATCAAGAAGACACCTTAAAACTGATGTAGATCCAGTACCAAATGTTGCATATAATAGAGGTTTTGCACCTGGCAAGAGCACAAGAAATGGCAAAAGCTTGATCAGAATGATCAACAATTCTGGCTTCCAACcaacaaaaatattaatagATAAATAATATAATCAAGAGCAGTTGCACCAGCAAAATGCATACTAGAAAATCAAACAAGCAAGTACTACAGCAGTACAGTCTACAGGTGAGTTACGGCATAGATTAACACGAAGCGCAAGAATGTTCACTTGCAATGCATCATCATGTCAATGTGTTATCACGGAAGAGTGAATTTTAGATTCATGATTCAGCATGCATTTCACAGACGCAACCTATTAGCAAAAACTTTTTccagaaaacaaaaagggtAAAAATGCAGAAATACTTAGCTAGGGGCATCCCACCTTCCATCAACACCAAAACAAAGTTAAGAAACTAATGCTTGCATCATAGCGGCCATAGGTGGTCAGTGGTCACAGGTAGGCAGCCATAGGACCAGCCTCATGATGATCTCTGTCAAACGTCACCAGAGCAACGTTTCAGCAACTATTCTCTCTTACAAATACTCCTAGATCACTCCATGCCTCTCTGATGTGGCATTCATGCAACTCCCAGATGACACCGAGAAACCCACCACACCACGGATCAGGTTCTCCCATGCCCTACAACATAACCCCATGCTCCCCAGCCCAGCACCTGATAAGAAGTTTCGCACAAATCGCAATAGAGAGCAACAGCAGTACAGCACCCACCAAAAAGTCAAATCCAAACTTAAATTACTTTTGTCACCAGCTGGAGCGTTGACGTCGAGATCCTTGATCAGGAACTTGCACATCTCGAGCCTGCCAGCCCCCGCCGCTATGTGGAGTAGCCCAGGCTTGACGTCCTTTGAGCTATAGagctccgccaccgcctccttcACGCCTTTCCCCGCCTTCCTCAGCTTCTCCGCAAGCTCTGCACGCACAATCACcccccacaaaaaaaagaagcagatCGAAACCGCATCAGATCCCCGACTACCGAAACCGATCCGGCGGCGCGAGACCTTACTCTTCACGCGGGGGATGTCGCTGTCGGTCGCGGCGCTGACGATCTGCATGGCCACGCAATCATCCTTGCAGAGCACACGGTCCCCGATCTTGTACTGGGGCTGGCACTGGCAGGGGTCCATGGATCGAAGAAGCTGGGTAGGggcagggagagagagatcccGTGTCTAGGCTTCGGGATGGAATGGAAGCTTCGAGAAGGCTAGGGTTTGGCGAGGCGGAGAGGGGGAAGGGAACGGGAAAGAGCGGGAAGCGTGAGAAGGCGAATGCTTCCGAACAGTAAACATATACTCCAGCGTGAGAAGGGGAAGCGGGAGTACTATGTTGAGAGGCCAGCCCACGATGCCATTATATGGTGCCAGCCGTAAGAAGACCCATATATTAGCCTGCccttgttttctcttttcctttttcgcTTTTGCTAATAATGTGGTTTCGTTTGTTGAACTGTACAAAATAAATTAGGACGGCACTAGGCATTTGCCAGCTTTTCCATGCCCTGTCAAAAACATGAGAAAGTATTTCGGGGAAACTGCCCATTTCAGGAAACATGCAAACCAACATATAGCTGTTGGATCAAAGATCCGCGGACTAAGATTAAGCGCAATCATATGAATTATGAATGAAATTTCAGTGATATACCAACGATGTAGTATTAAATTATTTCAATGAAATAATATATGTGGATGAgatataaaataatatatgttAATGAACCATCAATGATATATCAATGAAATAGTGATGTGGAATTGATATCATAATCAAATCTTACTGACATAGTAAACTATGTTAATGAGATACTATCGACTTTTTGTGAAGATGTGAATGAAATCAGAATGCTATTCCAATGAAAttaatgatatatattttgcGTAGCAAAACTAGAGGGTgtaaatgaaacaaaaaatggatgaAAAATCCACATCCTAAAGAAATGGGTGGACCGCGGGTTGATTCCAAACAAACTTACGGGTCTAAGCGAAAAACCATGATTCATTTCAGTTCACACATCTTTGATCTAACGGCCAATTTTGGTTTGAATGTTTGCATGGGAAAAGGTGGTTTCCACATGATAATTTCTCCAAAACCTCCTCGCCACATGTTAGATGCATCTGcgaaacaatttttttctgtGCTTGCAATAAATCTCATCAAATTGTTGTGAAAATAGGTCACAACATATTCAACTTCGGAAACAAATGTATGCCACATGATTGCACTTTTTGCGATAATGGACTCCTCAACCATCACGGCATCTTGTCTGTATGTACGCAGGAAAACACGTGGACGGCAAGAGGCATGAAACAACGAGTTGCAGACGACAGAAAATGTTGACAAGAACTCGGCCATGCTGTCCACATCGACTGTCCACAGCGATGTCTTCCCCGGTTCGTGTCGGAGGACGGCGTCGTGCGCGCCCGCATGctgcgaggcggcggccggctaGGAGTATCAGTGAAGGGCTTCTCGGTTGCTCCATCTGAGTGCTGAACAAAGCGATGGATCGTCTTGAGTCTTGACTCAGAGCCATGAGAGCCGCACGTTCGCATGACAACAAATCAGGCGAGGTGCCAGTAATGGTGAAGGACTAATCCAGGCGACCAGGCCTCTATAGCTCCAGAAAATTATGTTCCGAGTGAAGTCTTATGTTGTAAAATGTTGTTTTCACTTTGTGTGTGAGGTTGCAATAAAGTGACGATTTAGAAACAGGTCCCAATTTGACATTTAGCATTGGCCCATCGCAGCAACAAAATACAGGTCAGCAGTGTTTTCGTCATCTAGCTCCAGTTTGATTCATATCTGCAGCCAACTGGTAACACTTCGACAAGAATCAGTGTTGTACAGTACAACCTGAATAGCCCTGGCCTGCTATCAGGGGCTGCTATACTCAATCATACATAAAAATTCGGATCAGATCAAACCGAGAACACAAAAAACCCAGCACGCTTGTCCAGGACTAAATTCAGTTGCCAGCAGCAACCAAGAGGCTGTAGAGTAAAATCATGACAAAAATTTTTCACAAAAACAGTGCATATAACTGATAGACAAAGACTATACTGGTAGACAAACTTCTTCTGTTCACTACTAAACCACGAAGCCAAAACAAAATGTAGTAACACAGCTGTTCCAAAAAATTCCTAGCAGCACGGTTGCAAACAATACTGTCTCATCAGCTCTCAAACAATGGCATTTGCGTTGCTGGCAATCCTTGGCCAAAGGTCAGCACACTCCTTGCCAACGGGTCCAGTGATAGCAGATCCTGCAAAAGATGCATAATACCAACATTACTAACAGTTCAATGTACAAAGTTGCCTTATCTAACTAAACAGAGCCTTGGCAAGGTATTTGTACCTTTCATCTCACCCTTCGGATTGACAATCACTCCAGCATTATCTGCAAGTGAAATTTACAATAAACCATCAGTTTAAACAGCTACAACTTCAAGATAATCATTAAAGAGTACCTACAAAACAGCAGAACAAAAAACTGCAGACCAAGATATCCTTCTCCAGAAACTAAGAGATGAGATGAAATAACAGGGGTATGAGACAACTTTAAaatggagaaattctcaacaATAAAAGGATTACTTTGTGATGGTTCTGTAGGGCTATGTAAACATTTGCTCCACAAAATGGAAAAGGACGCGGATGTCCTTCAATCACTTAAAAAACCATGTTTGAATGTGAAAAACAGAAATGAGCCCACAGATTGCAATAAGGCCACAAAGAACTGATTGTCACATGGCATGTCCCAAAGTTTCAGTGCAGCAACGCCGCTACCTAGGGCAATGGAATATGAGACGGACTTAAGATGGAGAAATTCGTAGGAATAACTAAAAACATCTAGAGGCTTAATTTGTGACGTTCGCTTTGGAATATGCAAATATGTTAGTTTTGCTCCACATAAAGCAAAAGAACTCGGATGTCCTCCCGTCATACGAAATGGGTTTTATACAAGAAACTGAATGAACCAACAAAGTCATGCATCAGTATAAGACAGTAGCATCAGTAAACTGAAATAATGGCTAAGACAAATGTTTGCCTCATGGCAAGTCCCAAAGTTTCACTGCAGCGATGCTGCTACCAAGGGCAATGGAATATGAGACCGCCTTCTGATGGAGGCAAGCCTCAACATCAGAAAGCTTACTTTGCGACGTTGGCCAAGGAATATACAAACATGGAATGTTTGCTCCACAGATAGCCAGAGGACTCGGATGTCCTCCCGTCACACAACAGAATGTTCCATACAGCATGTAACAAAAGGACATGTGCAGAAGCAACAAAATCATGCAACCAAAGTGTGTAGTTGTAAGATAAATTATTGTTTGTCTCATGGCAAGTCCCAAAGTTTCAGTGCAGCAACCCGCTGCCAAGGGCAATGGAATATGAGACCACCTTCAGATGGAGGAATTCCTAAGAAAAGCTCAACATCCAAAGGCTCATTTTGTGACGTTTGTCCAGGAATATGCAAACATATATTGTTTGCTCCTTTGGAGGCTGAAGGACTCGGATGTCCCTCCATCACACTGCATTTTCACTACTAAACACAAGCAACATGCTAGGCACAAAGGTACACTAGTACAACGTATATGcacatgcaacaaaaacatgCAATAAAAATGTGTGGAGGTAAGATTTAAGTATTGTTTGTCTCATGGCAACTCCCAAAGTTTCAATGCAGCAACGCCGCTACCAAGGGCAATGGAATATGAGACCACCTTCAGATGGAGGATTTCCTAAGAAAAGCTCGACATCCAAAGGCTTATTTTGTGATGTCTGCCCAGGAATGTgcaaacatatatggtttgctcCTCAGGAGGCTGAAGGACTCGGATGTCCCTCCATCACACTGCGTTTTGACTATCAAACAGAGGCCATATGCTAAGAACGCAGATACACTAATACAATGTATATTCACATGCAATAAAAATGCGTACTGTTAAGATAAATTGTTGTTTGTCTCATGGCAAGTCCCAAAGTTTCAGTGCAGCAACGCCGCTACCAAGGGCAATGGAATATGAGAACACCTTCAAATGGAGGAATTCCTAAGGATAGCTCGACATCCAAAGGCTTATTTTGTGACGTTTACCCAGGAATATgcaaacatatatggtttgctcCTTACGAGGCTGAAGGACTCGGATGTCCCCCCGTCACACTGTGTTTTGACTACCAAACATAGGCCTTATGCTAAGCACAAAGGTACACTAGAACAATGAATATGcacatgcaacaaaaacatgCAATCCAAACGTATGGTGGTAGGATTGATTATTGTTTGTCTCATGGCAAGTCCCAAAGTTTCATTGCAGCAACGCCGCTACCAAGGGCAATGGAATATGAGACCACCTTCCGATGGAGGAATTCCGAAGAAAAACTCAACATCCAAAGGCTTATTTTGTGACGTTTGCCCAGGAATATacaaacatatatggtttgctcCTTAGAAGGCTGAAGGACTCGGATGTCCTCCCGTCGGTCTGAGTTCACTAAAGAAATCACCGTAAAGCAATCATGTCGAAACAATGGACTAGATGTCATGAAATATGGTACTGAATGATCGACGAACGGCAAGGCGAGACGAGGAAAGTGATCCGGTCATTATTACCTTCGAAGTACATGAAGACTCCGTCCTTGCGGCGCCACGGCTTGCGCTGGCGGATGATGACGGCGGGCATGACTTTCTTACGGAGATCGGGCTTCCCCTTCTTGACGGTGGCCATGACCATGTCGCCGACGCAGGCGGACGGGAGCCGGTTGAGCCGGCCCTTGATGCCCTTGACGGAGATGATGTAGAGGTTCTTCGCGCCGGTGTTGTCCGCGCAGTtcaccgtcgccgccaccggcagACCCAGCGACATGCGGAACTTGTTCCCCGCGGAACCTCCCCTCCCTGGACCGGATCAAAGGAATCAAAACAaacagaagaagatgattaGCTCCAGGGATTGCAACGGAGAAGATGGATCGATGGGAAAGGGAGGGGGGGGCTAAGGGGGAGAAGGCTCACCTCGCTtcgacatggcggcggctggagaAGATCCGACTGGAATGGTTTGCCTGGGTCGCTACTTATATAGgtgggctagggttttggctGCCCTGAGTTTCCGGCGGCGGACGTTGATGGGCCGGACCGAAGAGAATGAATGAGAAACGTTCTGGCCCATTGGTTTCGGGGTTAAGAGCTAGAGGCCCGTTTAAAAGGTAAAGGCCTGAACGTTGAAGCAAGTATGGAAAGCGccctaaaaaaacaagtttgGAGTTTTACTTTCAAATTGGGAAAGTATCCTCTTCtcaaaagaacaagaagaatcCGTagttaaaaaacaaaaatcatcgCTGGAGGATTTGTGCGCAAATTAAGTCTTTCCCACCACCAAACATGATGTACTTCGCAAACCGTCGCTAAAACTTGACAATCGTCTGATTTACATATCGCATCGAACGGAACTACGCGTGTGATACTCTTTGGCGCGAGATACTAGGAAGGCAAATTTGCGGTCAAACCACCCAAGCATCTTTGGTGCGAGTATCCTTGTATTGGACGTAGGTTCATAGGTGGACGCTGGACGCTCCATTTCACAAGTTTGGAACTGTTTTCTTCTCCCACACGAAATTAATGTTTAAATCTCACTTTGGCATTTTTCTTCCATGATAAAATTTCATGACATGGCAAAATAGTTTGCAGAGCAAGTGAGATGTAGCTCGACTAATTCTGTTTTCAGTATacataaatttgaaaattcaAACAGTGACCACAGAAAGAGGAGAGGTGCTGCCGATGTTATGCACGGGCAAAGAAATGCACAATGCTATATAAGTTTCATGGGTCAGTTGGTCGCAATCTTGCACTGGAAATATGCACCGGAACTTGCTAGAACTGGTATCATCATACCACTGATACCGTACCAGTATCCTCTATCCTGAAATCACCTGCTGACTGCTAGTAATAGTTAGCTATCATCACCCTTGAGCTTCCTGACCTTGTCGAGGAACGCTTGCCGGCCGGGGAACGGGtttcctccctcgccgcctttCCGCGGCACCACCGTCCGCTCGCCGAGCGCGTCACCGCCGCGGCTGCCCCTGCTGCCCAACCCCAGAATCTCCTTCTTGGCCGCCGCCCCAATTCGCGCCTTCCTTGGCGGCGTGCCCAGACCACCGGGGTTCACCCCGAGCACATCCAATTTGGCCGCCCTCATCtgctcctccctcctctcccgcaTCCGCTCCCTCCTCTCGTCCCTCTTCC
This is a stretch of genomic DNA from Brachypodium distachyon strain Bd21 chromosome 1, Brachypodium_distachyon_v3.0, whole genome shotgun sequence. It encodes these proteins:
- the LOC100822928 gene encoding uncharacterized protein LOC100822928; this translates as MELVCLERRNRLHGNSATPEFSGRSEDHHQLQPDAAPEVQSDLVQVNYRQPLATDEKKSMSCQSCQRLPCSCGDGVPCSDLCPALPAIPAKMMILEYLIRSLRHPTRTHNVSDLDDMISGRTSTGDVTLGPSEKMMMDSLHALVNTKTRPKSPSFYLSGAKMRKTRSRSHIVTQSEILKLISPETWEISSLGVSPLRKSTAELCMDAEMAPSFSDTARMSASEAVLSSYPSSSSLSAGLLQCIWKDGLPHFELSLDSPMAVYAANPIKAHDNDKALDYVYLFHSGEPGKKDWMGNSSNVSKLVGKMKVSSSLVLSSGQPSSMQTEFVLYGSPDDYLRQMQSTYSVTKGKGLVQRVAEIMKSPNVYSSPKHAWKFSKPSPQQFDDMREMLGGEVTNIAESSLVSLTADDLPTNQEIAAIVVREQRHERQEEPAVGGWGLKFLEKAGAVHSEESKDSKGAARSITAIVPRGYHGGVASKNGPSGLIERWRTGGRCNCGGWDLGCPIRVLNNDGGGSLSPQSAAYSQESKSAELSMMGVRRNHEPVLRLVNVAEDLYILYFESTLLSPLQCFSTGVAMIHSQAPQLYPKL